From Gimesia panareensis, the proteins below share one genomic window:
- a CDS encoding IS5 family transposase (programmed frameshift), with protein MTRVSRPATGRNITGSRTEPKPQLSDEQWLLIKDLFPEPPVNAAGGRPRVAARECLEGILWVLRTGARWKDLPTFLPSPSTCWRRFKEWTEDGVFLEAWQRLLEHLDRRKLVVWSEAFGDGTFCPAKKGAPDVGKTKRGKGTKLMLLVDGNGLPLALDRASASPAEVKLIESLLDQRVLPRDPDRLIYDRAADSDPLRTELAERQIELICPHRKNRVKPATQDGRALRRYQRRWKVERTISWLFNFRRLVIRYERYSHLFLGFAQLACVFTLLNKL; from the exons ATGACCCGCGTGTCCCGACCTGCCACAGGTCGCAACATAACCGGGTCCAGGACGGAACCAAAACCACAACTCTCGGACGAGCAATGGCTTCTGATCAAAGATCTGTTTCCAGAACCACCGGTAAACGCAGCCGGAGGGCGGCCCAGAGTGGCTGCCCGCGAGTGCCTCGAAGGAATCCTTTGGGTATTAAGGACCGGTGCCCGATGGAAAGATTTACCAACATTTTTACCATCTCCCAGCACCTGCTGGCGTCGTTTCAAGGAATGGACCGAAGACGGTGTGTTCCTCGAAGCGTGGCAGCGATTACTCGAACACCTCGATCGCCGGAAGCTGGTGGTCTGGTCGGAAGCATTCGGGGATGGCACATTCTGCCCTGCAAAAAAAGGGGCGC CCGATGTCGGCAAGACAAAACGGGGAAAGGGAACCAAGCTTATGCTGCTGGTCGACGGAAACGGGCTCCCTCTCGCTCTGGATCGTGCCAGTGCCTCTCCGGCAGAGGTGAAGCTGATTGAGTCCCTGCTGGATCAACGTGTTTTGCCACGCGACCCCGATCGCCTGATTTATGATCGTGCGGCCGACAGTGATCCCCTGCGCACAGAACTGGCGGAACGGCAGATAGAGCTGATCTGCCCGCATCGCAAGAACCGTGTCAAACCAGCGACGCAAGACGGGCGTGCTTTGCGGCGATATCAACGCCGTTGGAAAGTTGAACGCACCATCAGTTGGCTGTTCAACTTTCGTCGTCTGGTAATTCGGTATGAACGATACAGTCATTTGTTCTTAGGATTCGCACAACTCGCGTGCGTGTTCACCTTACTTAATAAGTTATGA
- the smpB gene encoding SsrA-binding protein SmpB codes for MGKKGKKKASKEDPNSRTVCQNRKARHNYEILDTLDCGIVLAGSEVKSIRANKISIEEAFARVQDGEVWLYNCDIALYPQANTMNHQTRRPRKLLMKKAEIRKFAERAENTSLTLIPLSVYFTRGLVKVKLGIAKGRKLHDKREKLKKDSARMDIQRAMRARNN; via the coding sequence ATGGGTAAAAAGGGAAAGAAAAAAGCTTCGAAAGAAGATCCCAATTCGCGTACCGTCTGCCAGAACCGCAAGGCACGCCACAACTACGAGATTCTGGACACGCTGGACTGCGGGATCGTACTGGCAGGGAGCGAGGTCAAAAGCATTCGGGCGAACAAGATTTCCATCGAAGAGGCCTTTGCCCGCGTGCAGGATGGGGAAGTCTGGCTGTACAACTGCGATATCGCACTCTACCCGCAGGCGAACACGATGAACCATCAGACCCGCCGACCGCGGAAGCTGCTGATGAAGAAAGCGGAAATCCGCAAATTCGCTGAGCGGGCGGAAAACACCAGCCTGACGCTGATTCCTTTGAGCGTCTACTTCACCCGTGGTCTGGTGAAAGTGAAGCTGGGGATCGCCAAGGGCCGCAAACTGCACGACAAGCGGGAAAAACTCAAGAAAGATTCCGCACGCATGGATATTCAGCGTGCGATGCGTGCCCGCAATAACTGA
- a CDS encoding PASTA domain-containing protein, producing the protein MKSKPVLHQSALTLVAGMVLSLLVTSSLPAQVDQRQPGPNPAGAAPQAQQLPPALQNILEKWEKESGKINKLEGKHMKIWYDDVFCVEKWSEGYFYYEKPDKGRIDITGKKIPKNAKPGKVNPKNGKPYTLQPGENEIWICDGNRIFNIDEDEKAYEVYPIPLDRRGANIMEGPLPFLFGMPAKTAKERYFLQLIQNTPQQIVIAVKPRRKSDAANYQEAKVLLNPNTFLPGAVQLIHPGGNQSTVYRFDKVEVNKARGLITGWLDKDPFVPDLDGFQLQGKVVAQAGDGQAQKPAPRQQAGPIQQATFKVPNMLGHDYKTAQATLKKMGLNTKVYPGDPAKEPKLIYHVYQQVPVPGSDAKKGQTIHLKLYVDPSKAQN; encoded by the coding sequence ATGAAATCAAAACCTGTTTTACATCAAAGTGCTCTCACATTAGTTGCCGGGATGGTACTGTCACTGTTGGTGACATCCTCACTCCCCGCCCAGGTTGATCAGCGTCAACCAGGTCCCAACCCGGCGGGCGCGGCCCCCCAGGCTCAGCAGCTTCCCCCAGCCCTGCAGAACATTCTGGAAAAATGGGAAAAGGAATCAGGTAAGATCAACAAGCTGGAAGGCAAGCATATGAAAATATGGTATGACGATGTCTTCTGCGTGGAAAAGTGGTCGGAAGGGTACTTCTACTACGAAAAACCGGACAAGGGCCGGATTGATATCACTGGTAAAAAAATCCCGAAGAATGCCAAACCGGGTAAAGTGAATCCGAAAAACGGAAAACCCTACACGCTGCAACCGGGTGAAAATGAAATCTGGATCTGCGACGGAAACCGAATTTTCAATATCGACGAGGATGAAAAAGCTTACGAAGTCTATCCGATTCCGCTGGATCGACGCGGTGCTAATATTATGGAAGGACCGCTGCCGTTTTTGTTCGGGATGCCTGCTAAAACTGCAAAAGAACGCTACTTTCTGCAGTTGATTCAGAACACTCCTCAACAGATTGTCATCGCCGTCAAACCACGTCGAAAATCGGATGCAGCCAACTACCAGGAAGCCAAAGTCCTGCTGAATCCGAATACCTTTCTGCCCGGTGCGGTTCAGCTGATCCACCCCGGTGGAAATCAGTCAACCGTATATCGGTTTGATAAAGTGGAAGTCAATAAAGCAAGAGGGCTCATTACCGGATGGCTTGACAAAGATCCCTTCGTACCCGATCTGGATGGTTTTCAGTTACAAGGTAAAGTCGTCGCTCAAGCCGGTGATGGACAAGCCCAAAAACCTGCCCCTCGTCAGCAGGCGGGCCCGATTCAACAGGCCACATTCAAAGTTCCCAACATGTTGGGACACGACTATAAAACCGCCCAGGCCACGCTGAAGAAAATGGGACTCAACACGAAGGTCTACCCGGGAGATCCAGCCAAGGAACCCAAACTGATCTACCACGTTTATCAGCAGGTCCCCGTACCGGGCTCCGATGCCAAAAAGGGCCAGACCATTCACCTGAAACTGTACGTCGATCCGAGTAAAGCACAAAACTGA
- the lptE gene encoding LPS assembly lipoprotein LptE — translation MANLLLLLMLSVNLTACGYTVGNSYQPDVQTVYVPIFENKTFRRGYEYQLTEAVQRKIQSRTPFRIAKGVEADTRLTGTIRKINKSVLGTTQNNDPRNLNLQFVVDVTWEDMRSGRILSQQQVPINADVVQLVSQASFAPEVGQSLATATQRATDELANQIVQLMEAPW, via the coding sequence GTGGCCAATCTGTTACTGCTGCTGATGCTGTCAGTGAATCTGACTGCCTGCGGCTATACCGTCGGCAATTCGTATCAGCCCGACGTGCAGACAGTCTATGTGCCCATTTTTGAAAATAAAACTTTCCGTCGTGGATATGAATATCAGTTAACCGAAGCGGTACAACGTAAGATCCAGTCACGAACGCCGTTCCGGATCGCCAAAGGAGTGGAAGCGGATACCCGGCTGACCGGGACTATCAGGAAGATAAATAAATCAGTATTGGGAACGACTCAGAATAACGATCCTCGTAATCTGAATCTGCAGTTTGTCGTGGATGTTACATGGGAAGATATGCGGAGTGGCCGCATCCTGTCACAACAGCAGGTGCCCATCAACGCCGATGTCGTCCAACTGGTGTCCCAGGCCTCGTTTGCACCGGAAGTCGGGCAGTCCCTGGCGACGGCAACACAGAGAGCAACCGATGAACTGGCCAATCAGATTGTTCAATTAATGGAAGCCCCCTGGTAA
- the bamD gene encoding outer membrane protein assembly factor BamD: MTMSTYDRFNTTSSLFRTTVQALVLSVCVSVSGCAMFGDRTTGLSAWKPPWSKKSVTDDPTIDNVRGPMQRVLQAAMWKKEQESNFIEPGVGAAEYKKAQEIFKAQNYKEAEKEFKKIVKKYKNDPIREDAQFMIAECQFARKRYSWAQDSYDQLLIDFPSTRHLDLTTKRLFTIARYWLQDPSMISGSDVQQVSLEKPGAETPELPDDGKKRSTRWALLPNLLDRSRPVFDTENRALEALKSIWLHDPTGPLADDALMLTASHYLQKGRYMDADRTFSLLREEYPKSPHLKDAFMLGTHVKLMSYQGPRYDSTVLDDAGNLKETTLRMFPNADKQRLKQELNKIEHAKAKREWETVQYWMRRSKPKSAAVYCNLLIEHYPTSPFANQARELLAELGRDNTNHLWANYAVPAKKTAEEPEPSRFSLPGLPGFGSSEPKPVPAPTKAPESKAPPTKGGLEPPARLKLDGFGEPIRKIPSEGEPAPARIQL; the protein is encoded by the coding sequence ATGACCATGTCCACTTACGATCGATTTAATACAACTTCAAGTCTGTTCCGCACTACAGTTCAGGCCCTGGTTCTCAGCGTCTGTGTCAGTGTCTCGGGCTGCGCGATGTTTGGTGACCGCACAACTGGATTATCAGCCTGGAAACCTCCCTGGTCCAAAAAGAGCGTCACCGACGACCCGACGATTGATAATGTACGCGGTCCCATGCAGCGTGTCTTGCAGGCAGCCATGTGGAAAAAAGAACAGGAATCAAATTTCATTGAACCCGGTGTCGGCGCTGCGGAATACAAAAAAGCACAGGAAATCTTTAAGGCCCAAAACTATAAAGAAGCCGAAAAAGAATTTAAAAAGATTGTCAAGAAGTATAAGAACGATCCGATCCGCGAAGATGCTCAGTTCATGATCGCCGAATGCCAGTTTGCGCGGAAGCGCTATTCCTGGGCCCAGGACAGCTATGATCAGCTGCTGATCGATTTCCCTTCCACGCGGCATCTGGACCTGACAACGAAAAGACTCTTCACGATCGCACGCTACTGGCTGCAGGATCCGAGTATGATTTCCGGCAGCGATGTCCAGCAGGTGAGCCTGGAAAAACCGGGAGCGGAAACTCCAGAGCTTCCCGACGATGGTAAGAAACGCAGCACGCGCTGGGCACTGTTGCCAAACCTGTTAGACCGCAGCCGGCCCGTCTTTGACACCGAAAACCGGGCCCTGGAAGCGCTCAAGTCGATCTGGTTACATGACCCCACCGGTCCCCTGGCCGATGATGCACTGATGCTGACTGCCAGTCATTATCTGCAGAAGGGACGTTACATGGATGCCGACCGGACATTCAGCCTGCTGCGTGAAGAATACCCCAAGAGTCCACACCTGAAAGACGCTTTCATGCTGGGTACCCACGTCAAACTCATGTCCTACCAGGGGCCTCGTTACGATTCGACAGTACTCGACGACGCGGGAAATCTGAAAGAAACGACCCTGCGGATGTTCCCCAATGCCGATAAGCAGCGGTTGAAACAGGAACTCAATAAAATCGAACATGCCAAAGCCAAACGGGAATGGGAAACCGTCCAGTACTGGATGCGTCGCAGCAAACCCAAATCGGCGGCGGTTTACTGTAATCTGCTCATCGAGCATTATCCGACTTCTCCCTTCGCCAACCAGGCCCGCGAACTGCTGGCCGAACTGGGACGGGATAACACCAATCATCTCTGGGCTAACTATGCAGTGCCTGCGAAAAAGACAGCAGAGGAACCGGAACCCTCCCGCTTCTCACTGCCAGGTCTGCCTGGATTTGGAAGTTCCGAACCGAAACCGGTACCGGCCCCGACCAAGGCTCCTGAGAGCAAAGCCCCTCCGACAAAAGGTGGCCTCGAACCACCGGCCCGGTTAAAGCTGGATGGATTTGGGGAACCGATCAGGAAGATCCCTTCGGAAGGTGAACCGGCGCCGGCCCGGATCCAATTATAA
- the recO gene encoding DNA repair protein RecO has protein sequence MSNEKTEGVIIRLADFSESSKVVTWFTRDFGKTASLAKGAKRLKSSFEAAIDLLATCRIVFIRKSSGGLDILTEAQLVNRFRPYPGNLSHLYVGYYIAELLDALTEEYDPHPELYDAVCDTLQHLQEHDDFQKALIKFELTILEEIGQLPQFEYCAGCNGELGPAESYLYDAHNGGVYCRDCEQQRHGNVRVSRGTISVLQKLSTENTLLSQRLNLSLQQQREIRHLLSTTMSHILGRRPKMASYLKL, from the coding sequence ATGTCCAATGAAAAGACCGAAGGTGTCATCATTCGACTGGCTGATTTCAGCGAGTCCAGCAAGGTTGTGACCTGGTTTACCCGGGACTTTGGGAAAACTGCGAGTCTGGCGAAAGGTGCTAAAAGGCTGAAAAGCTCGTTCGAGGCTGCTATTGACTTGCTGGCCACTTGTCGGATAGTCTTCATCCGAAAATCTTCCGGCGGACTGGATATTCTTACCGAAGCCCAGCTCGTGAATCGTTTTCGACCCTATCCTGGAAACCTGTCTCACCTGTATGTGGGCTATTATATTGCAGAACTTCTGGACGCTCTGACCGAGGAATATGATCCTCATCCGGAGCTCTACGATGCCGTCTGTGATACATTGCAGCACCTGCAGGAACATGATGATTTCCAGAAAGCATTGATCAAATTTGAATTAACCATTTTAGAAGAGATCGGACAGCTTCCTCAGTTCGAATATTGTGCCGGCTGTAATGGCGAACTGGGACCAGCAGAATCGTATCTCTATGATGCCCATAACGGCGGAGTGTATTGTCGGGATTGTGAACAGCAGAGACACGGAAATGTGCGTGTCTCGCGGGGAACCATCTCGGTACTGCAAAAACTGTCAACTGAAAATACATTACTTTCCCAACGACTGAATCTATCCCTTCAACAACAACGTGAGATTCGACACCTGTTGTCAACAACCATGTCCCATATCCTGGGGCGTCGCCCCAAAATGGCGTCCTACCTCAAACTGTAA
- a CDS encoding alpha/beta hydrolase, translating to MDYSQRLKWIENVLQAESRGLQQLNSADRNRELPSPAETTLNLPLKHISLFRPEHYEAGYAYPLVIWLHPDCRSEHDLHTVMPEISIRNYLGLSFRAPAIDPEAPDNGYRWPDSHLFIQLFLSQVEQTVEELKKVFHIHEDRIYLAGKGTGCSVATRLLLQSENLFAGAALLDGQFSKHDFSQLENRSLKGKRVLLDPNHAQSPLSTQRLMRLWKTTGADVQLPPPTQLEGRNLLRALDYWIMEGISTAKLA from the coding sequence ATGGATTATTCTCAACGTCTTAAATGGATTGAAAATGTATTACAGGCAGAGAGTAGAGGCTTACAGCAACTCAATTCTGCTGACAGAAACAGGGAACTTCCTTCCCCGGCAGAAACCACTCTGAATCTGCCCCTCAAGCATATTTCTCTGTTTCGTCCCGAACACTATGAAGCCGGTTATGCCTACCCGCTGGTCATCTGGCTGCACCCCGATTGTAGATCAGAGCATGATCTCCACACTGTGATGCCTGAAATCAGCATCCGGAATTACCTGGGACTTTCGTTTCGGGCCCCGGCCATCGATCCTGAAGCTCCTGACAACGGATATCGCTGGCCTGACAGCCATCTGTTTATCCAGTTGTTTCTCAGCCAGGTAGAACAAACCGTGGAAGAATTGAAAAAGGTCTTCCATATTCACGAGGACCGCATTTACCTGGCCGGCAAGGGGACCGGTTGCTCGGTCGCCACCAGACTGCTCCTGCAGTCCGAGAATCTGTTTGCCGGTGCCGCACTGCTCGACGGCCAGTTCAGCAAGCATGACTTCTCTCAGCTGGAAAATCGCAGTCTGAAAGGAAAACGGGTCCTGCTGGATCCGAATCATGCCCAGAGTCCGCTCTCTACACAGCGTCTGATGCGTCTCTGGAAAACCACAGGAGCAGACGTGCAACTCCCCCCTCCCACTCAACTGGAGGGACGGAATCTGCTGAGAGCCCTGGACTATTGGATTATGGAAGGGATTTCCACAGCGAAACTCGCCTAA
- a CDS encoding peptidoglycan recognition protein family protein: protein MKGIIMCCVAMLPAFEIAGCTQRNSLPPVTINSPAPAPQYPTQAARPEPTGPLFTTPPTIAIEPQNPWKPEAEVRDWQYIVIHHTASSSGSVESIHELHSKKKDKAGNSWLGIGYHFVIGNGNGMPDGAIEPTFRWREQMHGAHAGNNEYNQKGIGICLVGNFENEPPTEAQMAAVKKLVGVLKAEYHISSQNVQGHRDVKATACPGKYFPMSEVASAVDLPAMSATSPPKPAHKAEIELAQE from the coding sequence ATGAAGGGCATCATCATGTGTTGTGTTGCTATGTTGCCAGCCTTTGAAATCGCGGGATGTACTCAACGTAACTCCCTGCCTCCAGTCACCATCAATTCCCCCGCACCCGCTCCACAATACCCGACACAGGCAGCCAGACCTGAACCAACGGGTCCCCTGTTTACGACACCGCCCACAATTGCGATCGAACCACAGAATCCGTGGAAACCGGAAGCGGAAGTGCGTGACTGGCAATACATCGTCATTCATCATACGGCTTCGTCTTCGGGCAGTGTCGAAAGCATTCACGAACTGCACAGCAAGAAAAAAGATAAAGCCGGCAATTCCTGGCTGGGCATCGGCTATCACTTCGTGATTGGGAATGGAAACGGAATGCCCGATGGTGCGATTGAGCCAACCTTCCGCTGGCGGGAGCAAATGCACGGTGCTCATGCGGGGAATAATGAATACAACCAGAAAGGCATTGGCATCTGCCTGGTAGGCAATTTCGAGAATGAACCACCTACAGAGGCCCAGATGGCTGCTGTGAAGAAGCTCGTGGGTGTTCTCAAAGCGGAATATCATATTTCCAGCCAAAACGTACAGGGCCACCGCGATGTCAAAGCCACCGCTTGTCCGGGAAAATACTTCCCCATGAGCGAAGTCGCCTCAGCCGTCGATCTGCCCGCAATGAGTGCGACATCCCCACCAAAGCCCGCCCACAAGGCCGAGATCGAACTGGCCCAGGAATAA
- a CDS encoding HvfC/BufC N-terminal domain-containing protein: MNQRPRQLDQIQRWMQAVITWPGEIQEGMASPEAQSAIPLSPDELENVITRSSQLTSQERIGIYANAYYARLLDCLSEEYPALVQALGETAFGAFCMQYLQTCPSTSYTLGNLGARFPQFLAESKPAAEEAGVPDWTDFLVEVATLERVYSEVFDGPGIEQTPLLSPEKLNEISPEEWPDLKLQLAPCFRLCQFQFPVHEYITSVRKEEVPTMPDPEITYLAITRRNYIVRREAISEPEYFLLSRLQQGQKVGEAITELAEAKLLAPEDLVAHLHQWFQHWTAAAFIIGFASD; encoded by the coding sequence ATGAATCAACGACCGCGACAACTGGATCAGATTCAACGCTGGATGCAGGCGGTCATCACCTGGCCGGGAGAGATTCAGGAGGGGATGGCATCTCCTGAAGCGCAATCTGCCATTCCGCTCTCACCGGATGAACTGGAAAACGTCATCACCCGCTCCAGTCAGTTGACCAGCCAGGAACGAATTGGCATTTATGCCAACGCTTATTATGCGCGCCTGCTGGATTGTTTGAGTGAGGAATATCCTGCCCTGGTTCAGGCTCTGGGAGAGACCGCTTTCGGGGCCTTCTGCATGCAATACCTGCAGACCTGCCCCTCGACCAGTTACACACTGGGCAATCTGGGAGCCCGGTTCCCTCAATTTCTCGCCGAGAGCAAACCCGCAGCAGAGGAAGCGGGAGTACCGGACTGGACTGATTTTCTGGTGGAAGTTGCTACCCTGGAACGTGTCTACAGCGAGGTCTTCGATGGTCCCGGCATTGAACAGACTCCCCTCCTGTCTCCAGAAAAGCTGAATGAGATTTCTCCGGAAGAGTGGCCTGACCTGAAATTGCAGTTAGCCCCCTGTTTCCGGCTGTGCCAGTTTCAGTTCCCCGTCCATGAATACATCACGAGTGTCCGCAAAGAGGAAGTCCCCACGATGCCAGATCCCGAAATCACGTATCTGGCCATCACCCGCAGAAACTATATTGTTCGCCGTGAAGCGATTTCTGAGCCTGAGTACTTCCTGCTCTCTCGATTGCAGCAGGGACAGAAAGTGGGAGAAGCGATCACGGAGCTGGCAGAGGCAAAACTACTGGCTCCTGAGGATCTGGTAGCCCATCTGCACCAATGGTTCCAGCACTGGACAGCAGCTGCATTCATCATTGGATTCGCTTCAGATTAG
- the bufB gene encoding MNIO family bufferin maturase → MTEPRLGHENLGLGVGLRTVHFSHILEHQPEVDWFEIISENFMDSAGRPRHVLEQIAERYPIVMHGVSLSIGSSDPLNRDYLQKLKTLAETVNARWISDHVCWTGIAGRNTHDLLPIPYNEATLAYIVERIRMVQEILERPLILENPSSYLEFQDSTMSESEFVCRMADEADCGLLLDVNNVYVSSVNHEFDPVEYVQSIPAERVVQCHLAGHTNCGTHLIDTHNGHVVNPVWNLFQQLHQRTGGVATLLEWDADIPPFPVVHEEVLKARQYMDENLVIPEQTPPAAAQADSEAIPHPASFIAAEFE, encoded by the coding sequence ATGACGGAACCGCGACTGGGACATGAGAATCTGGGATTGGGGGTCGGTCTGCGAACCGTTCACTTTTCGCATATTCTCGAGCATCAGCCGGAAGTCGACTGGTTCGAAATCATCTCCGAAAACTTTATGGATTCGGCGGGTCGTCCCCGGCATGTACTGGAGCAGATTGCAGAACGATATCCCATCGTGATGCATGGCGTGTCCCTGTCGATCGGCAGCAGCGATCCCCTGAACCGGGATTACCTTCAGAAACTGAAAACACTGGCCGAAACCGTTAATGCCCGCTGGATTTCCGACCACGTCTGCTGGACCGGTATCGCGGGACGTAATACTCACGACCTGCTCCCGATTCCCTACAATGAAGCAACTCTGGCTTACATCGTAGAACGGATTCGTATGGTCCAGGAAATCCTCGAACGCCCGTTGATCCTGGAGAACCCGAGCAGTTATCTGGAGTTTCAGGACTCCACAATGAGTGAGTCTGAATTTGTCTGCCGGATGGCGGATGAAGCAGACTGTGGTCTGCTGCTGGACGTCAATAACGTCTATGTATCCAGCGTGAATCATGAGTTTGATCCCGTTGAATACGTGCAGTCGATCCCTGCCGAGCGGGTCGTCCAGTGCCATCTGGCAGGACATACGAACTGCGGCACACATCTGATCGATACCCATAACGGTCATGTCGTCAACCCGGTCTGGAATCTGTTTCAACAGCTGCATCAGCGCACAGGCGGAGTTGCGACCCTGCTTGAGTGGGACGCTGACATTCCGCCGTTTCCGGTCGTCCATGAGGAAGTCCTGAAGGCCCGTCAATACATGGATGAAAATCTGGTGATTCCGGAGCAGACACCGCCCGCAGCAGCGCAAGCCGATTCTGAAGCAATCCCTCATCCCGCTTCATTTATTGCGGCGGAATTCGAATGA
- a CDS encoding DUF255 domain-containing protein, protein MRARHFLVLSLSFVFIQALSPALKADEIKWQTDLKQAALQARAQEKAMLIQIGASWCGFCHKMDKETFQDQKVIHHINSCFIPLRVDADKSPEFVEAIGVAGLPTTVIITPELKIVKKLSGYVAAREMQGHLKKICLVNHEQAAPAATRTAAIKKMSQKEVEPEFAFKNVCLVSMLDDQELVEGNPKYISEFKGRKLCFASREHKQKFDANPMHYWPAFDGQCRVSQLERNQTVEGDPYAGGVYRERLVFFTSEAERERFSSNPSYYLAQ, encoded by the coding sequence ATGCGCGCCAGGCACTTCCTCGTTTTATCGTTAAGTTTTGTATTTATTCAGGCACTCTCACCTGCATTGAAGGCAGATGAAATCAAGTGGCAAACCGACCTGAAGCAGGCTGCTCTGCAGGCCCGTGCTCAGGAGAAAGCCATGCTGATCCAGATCGGGGCCAGCTGGTGTGGGTTCTGTCATAAAATGGACAAGGAAACTTTCCAGGACCAGAAGGTGATTCACCACATTAATTCCTGTTTCATTCCGCTTCGGGTAGATGCTGACAAAAGCCCGGAATTTGTGGAAGCGATTGGCGTCGCCGGTCTGCCGACGACTGTCATTATTACTCCCGAATTGAAGATTGTGAAAAAGCTTTCGGGGTACGTCGCTGCCCGTGAGATGCAGGGACATCTGAAGAAAATCTGTCTGGTGAATCATGAGCAGGCGGCACCAGCGGCAACCCGGACTGCGGCAATCAAGAAAATGAGCCAGAAAGAAGTCGAGCCGGAATTTGCATTTAAAAACGTCTGCCTGGTCAGCATGCTCGATGATCAAGAGCTGGTGGAAGGTAACCCCAAATACATTTCCGAATTCAAGGGACGCAAGCTCTGTTTCGCTTCTCGTGAGCACAAGCAGAAATTTGATGCGAACCCGATGCATTACTGGCCGGCTTTTGACGGGCAGTGCCGTGTTTCGCAACTGGAACGAAATCAGACTGTTGAAGGTGACCCTTACGCGGGTGGGGTTTATCGGGAACGTCTGGTCTTTTTCACCAGCGAAGCGGAACGGGAACGATTTTCATCGAACCCCTCTTACTATCTGGCCCAGTAA
- a CDS encoding YHS domain-containing protein has translation MNLVRVFMTAAFLASTVMISHAVEAKEAPVALNGNCAVCLVNSQKIVKGKPEFKVVFDGQTYLFPSAAVKQKFEAAPEKYVPALNGDCTVCFAHHDGHRNPGTVKHVSFYQGRLFLFPNEQIKAVFDKSPAKYADVDLACNGKCIVCKVDGGKDVPGKAKFTAIYKGMRYQFPSEAVMQKFQGSPEKYVAQLKADSRTSSTTDTASELVSVTGTTGCAACEFGVHPKKNPEELGLAVKGADGKIYVIEGAHDSHPGLYQSRFESLKIKVKGKQIASKGKFVWLEPQSIETLK, from the coding sequence ATGAATCTGGTCCGAGTCTTTATGACGGCAGCATTTCTGGCATCGACTGTCATGATCAGCCATGCTGTGGAAGCCAAAGAAGCTCCCGTCGCCTTAAATGGAAATTGTGCCGTTTGTCTGGTCAACAGCCAGAAAATTGTGAAAGGGAAACCGGAATTTAAAGTCGTCTTTGATGGGCAAACTTATCTGTTTCCTTCTGCAGCCGTGAAACAGAAATTCGAAGCGGCCCCCGAGAAATATGTACCGGCTTTAAATGGTGACTGCACCGTCTGTTTCGCGCACCATGATGGTCACCGAAATCCGGGGACTGTCAAGCACGTCAGTTTTTATCAGGGGCGGCTGTTCCTGTTCCCCAACGAACAGATCAAAGCCGTGTTTGATAAATCACCCGCGAAATATGCAGACGTCGATCTGGCCTGCAATGGTAAATGCATCGTCTGCAAGGTGGATGGAGGAAAGGATGTCCCCGGGAAAGCAAAGTTCACCGCGATCTATAAAGGCATGCGGTATCAGTTCCCGAGTGAGGCGGTGATGCAGAAGTTCCAGGGCAGTCCTGAAAAGTACGTTGCACAGCTCAAAGCTGACTCTCGCACCAGCAGCACAACAGATACGGCATCGGAGCTCGTTTCTGTGACGGGCACCACCGGTTGTGCAGCCTGTGAATTTGGCGTCCATCCGAAAAAGAATCCTGAAGAACTGGGGCTGGCTGTGAAGGGTGCGGATGGCAAAATCTATGTCATCGAAGGTGCTCACGATTCACACCCCGGTCTGTATCAGAGCCGCTTTGAAAGCCTCAAAATCAAAGTCAAAGGCAAACAGATCGCCTCCAAAGGCAAGTTTGTCTGGCTGGAACCACAGTCCATTGAGACTTTGAAATAA